Proteins encoded together in one Desulfuromonas sp. window:
- the fusA gene encoding elongation factor G codes for MGKIDTVNLRNVGFVGQGDAGKTSLAEAVLFSSGMTERLGSVDEGNSNFDYDEEESKRKITISSSLHHAEWKNHGITLIDTPGYTNFLHDTRLCMAAMGGMVLVVSAVEGVKAQSSMIWKWAEEFHVPRIAFVNKMDRERADFAKAISEMEETLGTRAAVLSMPIGSEENFKGIIDLVRMKARLFSFDGKGTFEEAEIPDDLMEEAQEMRFQMVEAVAEANDELMEKYLEEDSLTDEDIFDGLHQGTKEGIFTPVICGSATANCGTHLLLDTIISCLPSPAERAVKIGTDPKTGEEIERKPVADDPFSAIVFKTIADPYTGKLTVFRVVSGTLKGDSFYNANKETNEKFGQILKLEGKKQKPVSEASVGDVVAVAKLKETVTGDTLCDSGKPVVFEAPPNPEPVISFALEAKSKGDEDKIHSSLKRLMEEDPCIKVVRDEETKEMIISGMGQVHVEVTIAKLKQKFGVEVILNEPKVPYREALRKKVQQHYRHKKQSGGKGQFADVHLEIEPLPRGEGYEFVDKIVGGVVPRQFIPAVDKGIQESMQKGILAGFPVQDVRVTLYDGQHHAVDSNEMAFKIAGSMGFKRAMEQASPVLLEPVMHMEITVPDECVGDVIGDMNSRRGKVLGMDPQGATQVVNVKVPMSEVLKYAPELRSMTSDRGMFTMGFYHYAEVPAHMVDKILAELNKEE; via the coding sequence ATGGGAAAGATCGATACCGTTAATCTTCGTAATGTAGGGTTTGTCGGCCAGGGCGATGCAGGTAAGACTTCGCTGGCTGAAGCAGTTCTGTTCTCCTCGGGAATGACCGAACGTCTCGGCAGTGTAGACGAAGGCAATTCGAACTTCGACTATGATGAAGAAGAAAGCAAACGCAAGATTACGATCAGCTCCAGCCTGCACCATGCTGAGTGGAAGAATCACGGCATTACCCTGATCGATACCCCCGGATATACGAATTTTCTGCATGATACCCGTCTTTGCATGGCGGCGATGGGTGGTATGGTTCTGGTTGTCTCGGCGGTCGAAGGTGTCAAGGCCCAGTCGAGCATGATCTGGAAATGGGCCGAAGAGTTTCATGTGCCACGGATCGCATTTGTCAACAAGATGGACCGCGAACGGGCTGATTTTGCCAAAGCGATCAGCGAAATGGAGGAGACTCTCGGGACCCGCGCTGCTGTACTCAGCATGCCGATCGGCAGCGAAGAGAACTTCAAGGGGATCATCGACCTGGTCCGGATGAAAGCACGGCTCTTCTCTTTTGACGGCAAGGGTACCTTCGAGGAAGCTGAAATCCCGGATGATCTCATGGAGGAAGCGCAAGAAATGCGTTTCCAGATGGTCGAAGCGGTGGCTGAGGCCAATGATGAGCTGATGGAGAAGTACCTCGAGGAAGACAGCCTCACTGATGAGGATATCTTTGATGGGCTGCACCAGGGGACCAAAGAAGGCATCTTTACGCCGGTTATTTGCGGCAGCGCAACCGCCAACTGCGGCACCCACTTGCTGCTCGATACGATCATTTCCTGTCTTCCGTCGCCAGCCGAGCGGGCGGTCAAGATCGGGACCGATCCGAAGACCGGCGAAGAAATCGAGCGCAAGCCTGTGGCCGACGACCCGTTTTCAGCGATTGTATTCAAAACCATCGCCGATCCCTACACCGGCAAACTGACCGTTTTCCGCGTTGTATCAGGGACCCTCAAAGGCGACAGCTTTTATAACGCCAACAAGGAAACCAATGAGAAGTTTGGCCAGATTCTCAAGCTTGAAGGGAAAAAGCAGAAGCCGGTCAGTGAGGCGAGTGTCGGTGATGTTGTCGCCGTTGCCAAGCTGAAAGAGACGGTCACGGGTGATACCCTCTGCGATTCCGGCAAGCCGGTTGTTTTTGAAGCCCCGCCGAACCCTGAGCCGGTAATTTCCTTTGCTCTTGAAGCAAAGAGCAAGGGCGATGAAGACAAAATCCACAGCTCATTGAAGCGGCTGATGGAAGAGGACCCCTGCATCAAGGTTGTCCGTGACGAAGAGACCAAGGAAATGATCATCTCCGGTATGGGGCAGGTCCATGTCGAGGTCACTATTGCCAAGCTCAAGCAGAAATTCGGGGTTGAGGTCATCCTTAATGAGCCGAAAGTCCCCTACCGTGAAGCGCTCCGTAAAAAGGTCCAGCAACACTACCGCCACAAGAAGCAGTCAGGCGGCAAGGGGCAATTTGCCGATGTCCATCTCGAGATAGAGCCGTTGCCGCGTGGCGAAGGTTACGAGTTTGTTGACAAGATTGTCGGTGGTGTTGTTCCGCGACAGTTTATTCCTGCTGTTGATAAAGGGATCCAGGAGTCGATGCAGAAGGGTATCCTCGCCGGCTTCCCGGTTCAGGATGTTCGGGTCACCCTTTACGATGGCCAACATCATGCTGTTGACTCAAACGAGATGGCATTCAAAATTGCCGGATCAATGGGTTTCAAGCGGGCCATGGAGCAGGCTTCGCCGGTATTGCTTGAGCCGGTTATGCATATGGAGATAACGGTACCGGATGAATGTGTCGGCGATGTTATCGGTGATATGAATTCACGTCGGGGGAAAGTCCTCGGCATGGACCCTCAGGGGGCGACTCAGGTGGTTAATGTCAAGGTCCCGATGTCCGAGGTTTTGAAATATGCACCCGAACTCAGGTCAATGACGTCTGACCGCGGCATGTTTACGATGGGATTCTATCATTATGCTGAAGTTCCAGCGCACATGGTTGATAAAATTCTTGCCGAATTGAACAAGGAAGAATAA